A window of Heliomicrobium undosum genomic DNA:
AGGACCGCCGTTAGGCGATCCTCTTCTTGTTGGGCTGCTTGGTAATATCGTGCTTCCTTGATTTGAGCCGAATGCCCAGCCGCTTTACATCTGATGGCGCCTTACCAATAAACTCGAAAGGAATCTCCCGCCATTGCCGGACCTTCAGTTGATCCTCATTCATAGCCGGGTATTCCTCGTGGCTCACTTTGTCCGGCCGGTTCGTAGAATCCTTCAGGATGAAGTTAGCCAGGCGTTCAAGCTGAATACCGTCAGGAACCTCACCCACCTGTGAGACATACGCCTCAAGCAAATCATCGACTGTTTTGATCCTCCAGGGCACCGGCAGTTTACGCTTCACCAGTTCCGTAACGGCAGCCTCGAATACTAACTTATAATTCCTGTCCGGCGAGAACATGCCCTCATACATCACGCCGCCTCCTCCCTTTCGTTTACCTGGGCGATCCGCTGGATTGCCGTTCGGATATGGTTGCTCACTGCCTGTTGGGAGATGTTCATCCAATGGGCGGCATCTTTTTGCGTCCAATCCCTGACGAAGACCAACTGCATCGCCTGCATCTGACGTCGGTTCAGCCGGGCCTCTTCTATCAGCCGCGCCAGGTCCAATAATAAAACGCTGGCATCGTAATCCCCGCGAAGAAACCGTCCTTCCCGAATATGGTGTAGTTGCGTCAGAAGGGCGTAGATACCATACTCCTGCTCTAACGGATAGGCATCATCAAGCCGTTTCTGCTTGGTGGCCAGGTCAATGACTTTCCCCAGTTAGGCCACTTCCTTTTTCAGACGGAGTAATGCGGCATCGACGAGGTTATAGAGTTCTTGCCGGGAGCCCTCGTTCGTAATCTCGAAATCCACGCAGAACTTATCGACCGTCTGCTCCGTCTCATGGCGGAGGCGAGAATACTTGACCGTCTCCCCCATCGCCTTCATCCTGCGGAGC
This region includes:
- a CDS encoding sigma factor-like helix-turn-helix DNA-binding protein, with the protein product MDLARLIEEARLNRRQMQAMQLVFVRDWTQKDAAHWMNISQQAVSNHIRTAIQRIAQVNEREEAA